The Felis catus isolate Fca126 chromosome X, F.catus_Fca126_mat1.0, whole genome shotgun sequence genome includes a region encoding these proteins:
- the RNF113A gene encoding E3 ubiquitin-protein ligase RNF113A — protein sequence MAEQLSPGKTTDQVCTFLFKKPGARKGAAGRRKRPVCDKESGDSSGSSDEGNTVVRPEKKRAIHNPMIQKTRGSGKQKEAYGDLSSEEEATEPESLGVVYKSTRSAKPVGPEDMGATAVYELDTEKERDAQAIFERSQKIQEELRGKEDDKIYRGINNYQKYMKPKDTSMGNASSGMVRKGPIRAPEHLRATVRWDYQPDICKDYKETGFCGFGDSCKFLHDRSDYKHGWQIERELDEGRYGVYEDENYEVGSDDEEIPFKCFICRQTFQNPVVTKCRHYFCESCALQHFRTTPRCYVCDQQTNGVFNPAKELIAKLEKHRAAEVGGASDFPEDPDESPNPIT from the coding sequence ATGGCAGAGCAACTTTCGCCGGGAAAGACCACGGACCAGGTGTGCACCTTCCTCTTCAAAAAGCCCGGTGCACGAAAAGGGGCTGCAGGCCGCAGAAAGCGCCCGGTCTGCGACAAGGAGTCCGGAgacagcagcggcagcagcgacGAAGGCAACACAGTGGTTCGCCCGGAAAAGAAGCGGGCGATCCACAACCCGATGATACAGAAGACTCGTGGCAGTGGTAAACAGAAGGAGGCTTACGGCGACTTGAGCAGCGAGGAGGAGGCGACCGAGCCCGAGAGCCTTGGCGTGGTGTACAAGTCCACCCGCTCGGCCAAGCCCGTGGGACCAGAGGATATGGGTGCGACTGCGGTCTACGAGCTAGACACAGAGAAGGAGCGTGACGCGCAAGCCATCTTTGAGCGCAGCCAGAAGATCCAGGAGGAGCTGAGGGGCAAGGAAGATGACAAGATCTATCGGGGGATCAATAATTATCAGAAATACATGAAGCCCAAGGATACGTCTATGGGCAATGCTTCCTCCGGGATGGTGAGGAAGGGCCCCATCCGAGCTCCCGAGCATCTACGCGCCACCGTGCGCTGGGATTACCAGCCCGACATTTGCAAAGACTACAAGGAGACTGGCTTTTGCGGCTTCGGAGACAGCTGCAAGTTCCTCCATGACCGTTCAGATTACAAGCATGGGTGGCAGATCGAACGTGAGCTTGATGAGGGTCGCTATGGCGTCTATGAGGATGAAAACTATGAAGTGGGAAGCGATGATGAGGAAATACCATTCAAGTGTTTCATCTGTCGCCAGACCTTCCAGAATCCAGTTGTCACCAAGTGCAGGCATTATTTCTGTGAGAGCTGTGCGCTGCAGCATTTCCGCACCACCCCTCGCTGCTATGTCTGTGACCAGCAGACCAATGGCGTCTTCAATCCAGCGAAAGAATTGATTGCTAAGTTGGAGAAGCACCGAGCTGCGGAAGTGGGTGGTGCTTCCGATTTCCCAGAAGACCCCGATGAGAGTCCAAACCCCATCACTTAG
- the NDUFA1 gene encoding NADH dehydrogenase [ubiquinone] 1 alpha subcomplex subunit 1 has product MWFEILPGLGIMAVCLVIPGIATAHIHRFCNGGKEKRVAYYRYQWSLMQRDRRISGVNRYYVSKGLENID; this is encoded by the exons ATGTGGTTCGAGATTCTGCCCGGCCTCGGCATCATGGCCGTGTGCTTGGTCATCCCCGGCATAGCCACTGCGCACATCCACAGGTTCTGTAACGGGGGCAAG GAAAAAAGGGTTGCCTATTATCGGTATCAGTGGAGTTTGATGCAAAGAGACAGGCGCATCTCTGGAGTTAATCGTTACTATGTGTCAAAG GGTTTGGAAAATATTGATTAA